From the Ictalurus furcatus strain D&B chromosome 19, Billie_1.0, whole genome shotgun sequence genome, one window contains:
- the LOC128623025 gene encoding interferon-induced GTP-binding protein Mx1-like isoform X1, giving the protein MSASLSEQYEEKVRPYIDLIDSLRPLGVEKDLALPAIAVIGDQSSGKSSVLEALSGVALPRGGEDIVTRCPLELKMKKSRQKDFWHGKIKYKDIERDITDPADVERLIRKAQNEIAGALGMSDELISLEVTSTNAPNLTFIDLPGIVRVPVKGQPEDIGEQIKSLMKKFITKQDTIILVVVPCNVDITTTEALKMAQKIDLLGERTIGILTKPDLVDKGKEDEVVSVINNDIIFLTKGYTVIRCQGQQEVVDRISLYEAIEKEKHFFIEHPHFRMPYKAGKATIPKLAENLTLELVLHIKKSLPQLKEQIQLMLAETQTELDRYNSGPPTDPEQWMDFLTDKITAFTQDAINITIGEETKSVPHVNIYSTLRREFNDWKTDLDKRGKTFNKGIEKEVKEYEEKYRGRELPGFINYKTFEIILKDQIKQLEKPAIRRMKDISDFIRNEFIQLAQSNFPDFPNLLKVTKTKIENIKQLKESEAESMLKTQFNMELMIYTQDSVYTNILNMLKRMEEEDERQSHGVARPPCNSLYNRSDTEATLEELTHYLKSYYSIASNRLADQVPLVIKYKVLQESAEQLQREMLQLMQNYNINDLLEEDHFINVKRNNLKSRQKRLAEALVKLVLI; this is encoded by the exons ATGAGCGCGAGCCTGAGTGAGCAGTATGAGGAGAAGGTGCGCCCGTACATCGACCTGATCGACTCTCTGCGCCCGCTCGGTGTGGAGAAGGACCTCGCGCTTCCAGCCATCGCCGTGATCGGAGACCAGAGCTCGGGGAAGAGCTCGGTGCTGGAGGCGCTGTCCGGAGTCGCTCTGCCCCGCGGGGGAG AAGATATCGTGACACGATGTCCACTTGAGCTCAAGATGAAGAAGAGCAGACAGAAGGACTTCTGGCATGGAAAGATCAAGTACAAGGACATTGAGAGAGACATTACAGATCCAGCAGATGTGGAGAGATTGATTAGAAAAG CTCAGAATGAAATAGCTGGAGCCTTGGGCATGAGCGACGAGCTCATCAGCCTGGAGGTGACATCGACCAATGCTCCCAACCTCACATTCATCGATCTGCCTGGTATTGTCCGAGTGCCAGTCAAAGGCCAACCGGAGGACATTGGAGAACAG ATTAAGAGCCTGATGAAAAAGTTCATCACAAAACAAGACACCATCATCTTGGTGGTGGTGCCGTGTAACGTGGACATCACCACTACTGAAGCGCTGAAGATGGCTCAGAAAATCGATCTACTCGGTGAAAGAACTATtg GCATCCTGACAAAGCCCGACCTGGTGGACAAAGGCAAGGAGGATGAGGTGGTGTCCGTCATCAATAACGATATCATTTTCCTCACTAAAGGCTATACGGTCATCAGGTGCCAAGGACAGCAGGAGGTCGTGGACCGCATCTCTCTGTACGAAGCCATCGAGAAGGAGAAGCACTTCTTTATAGAACACCCACATTTCAG GATGCCGTATAAAGCAGGAAAAGCCACCATTCCCAAACTGGCTGAGAATCTCACACTCGAACTTGTCCTTCACATCAAG aaatCTCTGCCGCAGCTGAAGGAGCAAATCCAGCTGATGTTGGCTGAAACTCAGACTGAACTGGATCGCTACAACTCTGGGCCTCCTACAGATCCAGAACAATGGATGGACTTCCTGACTGAT aaaataacagcATTCACTCAGGACGCCATCAACATAACAATTGGAGAGGAGACGAAGAGCGTGCCACATGTCAACATCTACTCCACTCTGAGGAGAGAGTTTAATGACTGGAAGACGGATCTAGACAAAAGAGGAAAGACAT TTAACAAGGGCATTGAGAAGGAAGTGAAggagtatgaagaaaaatacagaggCAGAGAACTCCCAGGATTCATCAACTACAAGACCTTCGAGATTATACTGAAGGACCAGATCAAACAGCTGGAGAAACCTGCCATCAGGAGAATGAAGGACATCTCAG atttCATTAGGAATGAGTTCATCCAGCTGGCTCAATCCAATTTTCCGGACTTCCCGAATCTCCTCAAAGTGACAAAA ACCAAGATCGAGAACATAAAGCAGCTGAAGGAGTCCGAGGCTGAATCGATGCTGAAGACTCAGTTTAACATGGAGCTGATGATCTATACTCAGGATAGTGTCTACACTAACATCCTGAACATGCTGAAGCGCATGGAGGAAGAAGATGAGAGACAATCTCATGGCGTGGCTCGCCCTCCTTGCAATAGTTTGTACAATCGCTCAGACACTGAAGCCACCCTGGAGGAACTGACGCACTACCTCAAGTCTTACTACAGC ATTGCGAGTAACCGTCTGGCTGACCAGGTGCCGCTGGTGATCAAGTACAAGGTGCTTCAGGAGTCAGCGGA
- the LOC128623025 gene encoding interferon-induced GTP-binding protein Mx1-like isoform X2: protein MSASLSEQYEEKVRPYIDLIDSLRPLGVEKDLALPAIAVIGDQSSGKSSVLEALSGVALPRGGDIVTRCPLELKMKKSRQKDFWHGKIKYKDIERDITDPADVERLIRKAQNEIAGALGMSDELISLEVTSTNAPNLTFIDLPGIVRVPVKGQPEDIGEQIKSLMKKFITKQDTIILVVVPCNVDITTTEALKMAQKIDLLGERTIGILTKPDLVDKGKEDEVVSVINNDIIFLTKGYTVIRCQGQQEVVDRISLYEAIEKEKHFFIEHPHFRMPYKAGKATIPKLAENLTLELVLHIKKSLPQLKEQIQLMLAETQTELDRYNSGPPTDPEQWMDFLTDKITAFTQDAINITIGEETKSVPHVNIYSTLRREFNDWKTDLDKRGKTFNKGIEKEVKEYEEKYRGRELPGFINYKTFEIILKDQIKQLEKPAIRRMKDISDFIRNEFIQLAQSNFPDFPNLLKVTKTKIENIKQLKESEAESMLKTQFNMELMIYTQDSVYTNILNMLKRMEEEDERQSHGVARPPCNSLYNRSDTEATLEELTHYLKSYYSIASNRLADQVPLVIKYKVLQESAEQLQREMLQLMQNYNINDLLEEDHFINVKRNNLKSRQKRLAEALVKLVLI from the exons ATGAGCGCGAGCCTGAGTGAGCAGTATGAGGAGAAGGTGCGCCCGTACATCGACCTGATCGACTCTCTGCGCCCGCTCGGTGTGGAGAAGGACCTCGCGCTTCCAGCCATCGCCGTGATCGGAGACCAGAGCTCGGGGAAGAGCTCGGTGCTGGAGGCGCTGTCCGGAGTCGCTCTGCCCCGCGGGGGAG ATATCGTGACACGATGTCCACTTGAGCTCAAGATGAAGAAGAGCAGACAGAAGGACTTCTGGCATGGAAAGATCAAGTACAAGGACATTGAGAGAGACATTACAGATCCAGCAGATGTGGAGAGATTGATTAGAAAAG CTCAGAATGAAATAGCTGGAGCCTTGGGCATGAGCGACGAGCTCATCAGCCTGGAGGTGACATCGACCAATGCTCCCAACCTCACATTCATCGATCTGCCTGGTATTGTCCGAGTGCCAGTCAAAGGCCAACCGGAGGACATTGGAGAACAG ATTAAGAGCCTGATGAAAAAGTTCATCACAAAACAAGACACCATCATCTTGGTGGTGGTGCCGTGTAACGTGGACATCACCACTACTGAAGCGCTGAAGATGGCTCAGAAAATCGATCTACTCGGTGAAAGAACTATtg GCATCCTGACAAAGCCCGACCTGGTGGACAAAGGCAAGGAGGATGAGGTGGTGTCCGTCATCAATAACGATATCATTTTCCTCACTAAAGGCTATACGGTCATCAGGTGCCAAGGACAGCAGGAGGTCGTGGACCGCATCTCTCTGTACGAAGCCATCGAGAAGGAGAAGCACTTCTTTATAGAACACCCACATTTCAG GATGCCGTATAAAGCAGGAAAAGCCACCATTCCCAAACTGGCTGAGAATCTCACACTCGAACTTGTCCTTCACATCAAG aaatCTCTGCCGCAGCTGAAGGAGCAAATCCAGCTGATGTTGGCTGAAACTCAGACTGAACTGGATCGCTACAACTCTGGGCCTCCTACAGATCCAGAACAATGGATGGACTTCCTGACTGAT aaaataacagcATTCACTCAGGACGCCATCAACATAACAATTGGAGAGGAGACGAAGAGCGTGCCACATGTCAACATCTACTCCACTCTGAGGAGAGAGTTTAATGACTGGAAGACGGATCTAGACAAAAGAGGAAAGACAT TTAACAAGGGCATTGAGAAGGAAGTGAAggagtatgaagaaaaatacagaggCAGAGAACTCCCAGGATTCATCAACTACAAGACCTTCGAGATTATACTGAAGGACCAGATCAAACAGCTGGAGAAACCTGCCATCAGGAGAATGAAGGACATCTCAG atttCATTAGGAATGAGTTCATCCAGCTGGCTCAATCCAATTTTCCGGACTTCCCGAATCTCCTCAAAGTGACAAAA ACCAAGATCGAGAACATAAAGCAGCTGAAGGAGTCCGAGGCTGAATCGATGCTGAAGACTCAGTTTAACATGGAGCTGATGATCTATACTCAGGATAGTGTCTACACTAACATCCTGAACATGCTGAAGCGCATGGAGGAAGAAGATGAGAGACAATCTCATGGCGTGGCTCGCCCTCCTTGCAATAGTTTGTACAATCGCTCAGACACTGAAGCCACCCTGGAGGAACTGACGCACTACCTCAAGTCTTACTACAGC ATTGCGAGTAACCGTCTGGCTGACCAGGTGCCGCTGGTGATCAAGTACAAGGTGCTTCAGGAGTCAGCGGA